A stretch of Passer domesticus isolate bPasDom1 chromosome 23, bPasDom1.hap1, whole genome shotgun sequence DNA encodes these proteins:
- the LOC135285338 gene encoding TOG array regulator of axonemal microtubules protein 2-like: MADPLLAVTSQTATGAQRREEPLRGHGQKDRASPDPQHSLLEALSLLGSDDWEMKEKGLYNIKHLAGSHSEVLLCRLHDVCLAVTNEVANLRSKVSYSAIVTLGELFVTLKKNMDSEVDEVARVLLQMVSNSPEFVQKAASQTLGIMVENVTPARAMTALMDMGVK; this comes from the exons atggccgaccctctccttgcagtgaccTCGCAGACGGCCACTGGTGCCCAGCGCCGAGAGGAGCCGCTCCGTGGGCAtgggcagaaggacagagcctctCCAGACCCACAGCACTCCTTGCTGGAGGCACTCTCCTTGCTTGGCAGCGATGACTG ggAGATGAAGGAGAAGGGACTCTACAACATCAAACACCTGGCTGGGTCCCATTCAGAGGTCCTGCTGTGTAGACTTCATGACGTTTGCTTGGCAGTTACCAACGAG GTGGCCAACCTCCGTTCCAAGGTGTCCTACTCTGCAAttgtcactctgggagagctcTTTGTGACCTTGAAGAAGAACATGGACTCTGAGGTGGATGAGGTTGCTCGGGTCCTTCTGCAGATGGTGTCCAACTCCCCAGAATTTGTTCAGAAAGCAGCCAGTCAGACCCTGGGGATCATGGTGGAGAATGTGACTCCTGCACGAGCAATGACTGCTCTCATGGACATGGGAGTCAAGTAG
- the LOC135285529 gene encoding TOG array regulator of axonemal microtubules protein 2-like, producing the protein MEGVSLLQDLCKTSPQLISTNIVQIFDYFVLRISDSHKKVKQKALDVLAEITGVLKDALNPVIIGLVEGITKNLNSKDPRVRAAAVKALEESIAHLDKVSLLKEFSYQWNQLSGQALLDVTECITVLVEWVYARSPEVVQHDALPVLWSFLENKALPVRSANVRTVATKLASALHKVMGTKLKRCAASQPPHVRENLSKMLGW; encoded by the exons ATGGAAGGAGTGTCACTCCTCCAAGACCTGTGCAaaaccagcccccagctcatctccactAACATTGTCCAA atttttgattattttgtcctgagaatatctgacagccacaagaaagtgaagcagaaggcgcTGGACGTGCTGGCTGAAATCACAGGCGTCCTGAAAGATGCCTTGAACCCGGTGATCATTGGTTTGGTGGAAGGAATAACGAAGAACCTGAACTCCAAGGATCCCAGGGTTCGTGCTGCAGCTGTGAAAGCATTGGAAGAATCCATTGCTCATTTag ataAAGTGTCACTGCTGAAGGAGTTCAGCTACCAGTGGAATCAActgagtggccaagctctgctggatgtcacgGAGTGTATCACAG TGCTTGTGGAGTGGGTTTatgccaggagccctgaagTGGTCCAGCACgacgccctgcccgtgctctggtccttcctggagaacaaggcgctgccGGTGCGAAGCGCCAATGTCCGCACTGTGGCCACCAAGCTTGCCTCTGCCCTCCACAAGGTGATGGGCACCAAGCTGAAGAGAtgtgctgccagccagcctCCACATGTGCGGGAAAACCTCTCCAAAATGTTGGGCTGGTGA